A genomic stretch from Pomacea canaliculata isolate SZHN2017 linkage group LG2, ASM307304v1, whole genome shotgun sequence includes:
- the LOC112557986 gene encoding histidine-rich glycoprotein-like produces the protein MLKFTNSGLAAVLLVIALCALESAEASAIRYNRYYQVKTSMKNDYCANYHYSDHHHYCDNNHYSDHHHYCDNNPYSDHYHYCANYHYSDHLHYCDSYHYSY, from the exons ATGCTGAAGTTTACAAATTCCGGGTTGGCAGCAGTTCTGCTGGTAATAGCGCTTTGTGCGCTTGAGTCTGCAGAGG CGTCAGCCATAAGATACAATCGCTATTACCAAGTGAAGACGTCTATGAAAAACGACTACTGTGCCAACTATCACTACTccgaccaccaccactactgTGACAACAACCACTACTccgaccaccaccactactgTGACAACAACCCCTACTCCGACCACTACCACTACTGTGCCAACTACCACTACTCCGACCACCTCCACTACTGTGACAGCTACCACTACTCCTACTAA
- the LOC112557977 gene encoding uncharacterized histidine-rich protein DDB_G0274557-like: MSDHSYFNHYPISHNHPYSDNHPYSNNQHYDNYSYSNNHHYENYSYSNNHHYDNHPYSNNHHYDNYSYSNNHHYDNYPYSNNHLYDNYSYSNNHFYFSHHPFYNDTKYNDQTIQSVAGFLR, translated from the coding sequence ATGTCTGACCATTCCTACTTCAACCACTACCCCATCTCTCACAACCACCCCTACTCCGACAACCACCCCTACTCCAACAACCAGCACTACGACAACTACTCCTACTCCAACAACCACCACTACGAGAACTACTCCTACTCCAACAACCACCACTACGACAACCACCCCTACTCCAACAACCACCACTACGACAACTACTCCTACTCCAACAACCATCACTACGACAACTACCCCTACTCCAACAACCACCTCTACGACAACTACTCCTACTCCAACAACCACTTCTACTTCAGCCACCACCCCTTCTACAACGACACCAAGTACAACGACCAAACAATACAAAGTGTCGCCGGCTTCCTAAGATAG
- the LOC112557971 gene encoding salivary glue protein Sgs-3-like has product MLKIMNSQARSTSVDNSTRAAERETSASVDSTTTTPTTTSLRCTYQTITPPPITQYVCTYETTTQQTTTPPTTTPLICTSQETTTLTTTPPTTTPPTTTPTEATTPTTTPPTTTQTETTTPPTSTSTETTTPTTTQTETTTPPTSTSTETTTPTTTPPTTTTTETTTPPTSTSTTTTTTETTTPTTTPETTTTTETTTPTTTPETTTTTETTTPTTTPETTTQTDNHQQHHQQLQTEPEQHNNTQQHRTTTQTKPQHQQTTTSTSTETTTPTTTPPTSTSTEGTTPTTTTPTTTPTETTTPTTTPSTTTPPTTTPSTTTPTTTPSTTTPPTTTTTVTTTERYYCRCRDWRRQCCLHGWCSRRPSLGEPCGRNTCPCRYGVCYRGTCKMPRYRYDRDDYYH; this is encoded by the exons ATGCTGAAGATCATGAATTCCCAGGCTCGCAGTACTTCTGTTGATAACAGCA CACGTGCAGCGGAACGCGAAACAAGTGCTTCTGTTGACTCAACaaccacaacaccaacaaccacatCACTAAGATGCACATACCAAACAATCACACCACCACCAATCACACAATATGTATGTACGTAcgaaacaacaacacaacagacaaccacaccaccaacaaccacaccacTAATATGCACATCACAAGAAACTACAACACTGACAACCACGCCGCCAACAACTACACCACCTACAACCACACCAACCGAAgccacaacaccaacaaccacaccaccaacaactaCTCAAACGGaaaccaccacaccaccaacaaGCACATCAACGGAaaccacaacaccaacaactaCTCAAACGGaaaccaccacaccaccaacaaGCACATCAACGGAaaccacaacaccaacaaccacaccaccaacaactaCTACAACGGaaaccaccacaccaccaacaaGCACATCAACGACAACTACTACAACGGAaaccacaacaccaacaaccacaccaGAGACAACTACTACAACGGAaaccacaacaccaacaaccacaccaGAGACAACTACTACAACGGAaaccacaacaccaacaaccacaccaGAGACAACTACTCAAACGGACAAccaccaacaacaccaccaacaactacAAACGGAACCagaacaacacaacaacacacaacaacaccgAACAACTACTCAAACGAAaccacaacaccaacaaacCACAACAAGCACATCAACGGAaaccacaacaccaacaaccacaccaccaacaaGCACATCAACGGAAGGCACAACACCAACTaccacaacaccaacaaccacaccaacggaaacaacaacaccaacaactacCCCATCAACAACTACGCCACCTACAACCACGCCATCaactacaacacctacaaccaCCCCATCAACAACTACGCCACCGACAACCACAACGACTGTAACCACTACCGAGCGCTACTACTGCCGCTGTAGGGACTGGAGACGTCAGTGCTGTCTACACGGCTGGTGCTCTCGGCGTCCATCACTGGGAGAAC CCTGTGGGAGGAATACGTGTCCTTGTCGCTACGGAGTTTGCTACAGAG GAACATGCAAAATGCCAAGATACCGCTACGACCGCGATGACTACTATCACTAA